In Bacteroidota bacterium, the following proteins share a genomic window:
- a CDS encoding YceI family protein: MKIKLFFLAATLFFSFFCRAQIYTGKSYEISFFSHGPIEDIAATSKSAQVMLNTAKNEIAVKVTIKGFEFEKKLMQEHFNEKYMESDKFPYATFSGKIKDTIDYKKDGVYKVSVTGKLNIHGVEKERTIPGTITVKGGEITIDSKFPVALKDHNIEIPSLVTQNIAEIVETKINSTLTEFNPKK, encoded by the coding sequence ATGAAAATAAAATTATTTTTTCTTGCCGCAACTTTGTTTTTTTCTTTTTTCTGCCGGGCGCAAATCTATACAGGAAAAAGTTATGAGATAAGTTTTTTTTCTCACGGGCCCATTGAAGACATTGCTGCCACCAGTAAATCAGCACAGGTGATGCTGAACACCGCCAAGAATGAAATTGCCGTGAAAGTTACCATCAAAGGTTTTGAGTTTGAAAAAAAATTAATGCAGGAACATTTCAACGAAAAATACATGGAGAGTGATAAATTTCCGTATGCAACCTTCTCCGGAAAAATTAAAGATACCATTGATTATAAAAAAGACGGAGTGTATAAAGTAAGCGTAACGGGTAAATTAAATATTCACGGAGTGGAAAAAGAACGCACCATTCCGGGAACAATTACTGTGAAAGGCGGAGAAATTACCATTGACAGTAAATTTCCGGTTGCGCTCAAAGACCATAACATTGAAATTCCTTCGCTGGTAACTCAGAACATTGCCGAAATAGTTGAAACGAAAATTAATTCCACCTTAACGGAATTCAATCCTAAAAAATAA
- a CDS encoding acyl-CoA dehydrogenase family protein, which yields MPKADNFQYHDYYLVDELLTDEQKLVRETARAWVKKEVSPIVEDACQKAQFPKQWIKGLAEIGAFGPYIPHEYGGAGLDQISYGLIMMELERGDSGLRSTASVQSSLVMYPIFSYGSEEQKKKYLPKLASGEMMGCFGLTEPDHGSNPNGMITNFKDKGDHVILNGAKMWISNSPFADIAVVWAKNEAGEICGLVVERGMKGFTTPETHGKWSLRASATGELVFDNVKVPKENIFPKVKGLKGPLGCLNSARYGISWGAIGAALDCYDSALRYSKERIQFGKPIASFQLTQKKLAEMITEITKAQLLCWRLGTLKNENRATPQQISMAKRNNVNMALQIAREARQIHGAMGITGEYPIMRHMMNLESVITYEGTHDIHLLITGYDITGISAFE from the coding sequence ATGCCAAAAGCCGATAATTTCCAGTATCACGATTACTATTTGGTTGATGAATTATTGACCGATGAACAAAAACTCGTTCGCGAAACCGCGCGCGCATGGGTGAAAAAAGAAGTTTCGCCTATAGTGGAAGATGCCTGCCAGAAAGCGCAGTTCCCGAAGCAATGGATAAAAGGGTTGGCAGAAATCGGAGCGTTCGGTCCGTACATTCCGCACGAATACGGAGGCGCTGGTCTCGACCAGATTTCTTACGGGCTCATCATGATGGAACTCGAGCGCGGAGATTCCGGTTTGCGTTCAACCGCTTCGGTTCAGAGTTCGCTTGTGATGTACCCGATTTTTTCTTATGGAAGCGAAGAGCAGAAAAAAAAATATTTACCCAAACTTGCTTCAGGAGAAATGATGGGATGTTTCGGTTTGACCGAACCCGACCACGGCTCGAATCCGAATGGAATGATTACAAACTTTAAGGACAAAGGCGACCATGTGATTCTGAACGGAGCCAAGATGTGGATTTCAAATTCTCCGTTTGCTGATATTGCAGTGGTATGGGCAAAGAATGAAGCAGGAGAAATTTGCGGATTGGTTGTTGAACGCGGAATGAAAGGATTCACCACTCCTGAAACACACGGCAAATGGTCACTTCGCGCGAGCGCAACAGGTGAATTAGTTTTCGATAATGTAAAAGTTCCGAAAGAAAATATTTTTCCGAAAGTGAAAGGATTGAAAGGTCCGCTCGGATGTTTAAACTCCGCGCGCTACGGAATTTCATGGGGAGCGATTGGCGCTGCGCTGGATTGCTACGATTCAGCTTTGCGATATTCCAAAGAAAGAATCCAGTTCGGAAAACCGATTGCATCGTTTCAACTCACGCAGAAAAAATTAGCTGAAATGATTACCGAAATCACCAAAGCACAATTACTCTGCTGGCGATTGGGAACTTTGAAAAATGAAAACCGCGCAACGCCTCAGCAAATTTCCATGGCGAAAAGAAATAATGTGAACATGGCTTTGCAGATTGCAAGAGAAGCACGGCAGATTCACGGAGCGATGGGAATCACCGGAGAATATCCCATCATGCGGCACATGATGAATTTAGAATCGGTTATAACTTACGAAGGCACGCACGATATTCATTTGCTCATTACCGGCTACGACATAACAGGCATCAGCGCGTTTGAATAA
- a CDS encoding tetratricopeptide repeat protein — MEYVKKKNSCFLLVLFSFSFSHSQYRGYDSLLRIINNHLEDDTVKLEMLARITDNCPSNEAAMQHANNGLALSQKLHHKKFSIRFTHIIGNVFYNMGNYAKSLEYYLKEEKLIEPGDKRRLTSVYNGLGNVYSAMQNYDKAIEYYREGIVVLDSMGSKYIRNHSSFYNNLGLAYFSKKNYNEAVNYFLKVIKLEDGPYATGDAYSNTGDVYFERKSFGTAIEYYKKALSLFEQMGMSQRVSSAYNNIGKVCLAQNNFTEAEQYFTQAIEKIKGTANEVLLVSYDGLSKTNAGLNNYKDAYEYHKKYSDLKDTILNAESSKQIAEMQTKYETEKKEQQINLLNKDKELQDAQLNRQKIIIWTVAGGFLIVLVLSVFIFRERKKSEKLLLNILPFETARELKAKGKASPRYYENVTVMFTDFKGFTTIAEKLSAEELVSELDFLFKKFDEIISKYNIEKIKTIGDSYMCVSGLPTPNSNHAGEIVKAGLEIQNWMIGQNGKWSLRIGIHSGAVTAGVVGDKKFAYDIWGDTVNTASRMESSGEAGKINISGATYQILQGFENLEGLVFAHRGKIPAKNKGEIEMYFIDRV; from the coding sequence ATGGAGTATGTAAAGAAAAAAAATTCCTGCTTTCTTCTTGTTTTGTTTTCATTTTCTTTTTCTCATTCGCAATACCGCGGCTACGATTCTTTGCTTCGAATTATTAATAATCATTTGGAAGACGATACAGTAAAATTGGAGATGCTCGCAAGAATCACGGATAACTGCCCATCCAATGAAGCGGCTATGCAACATGCAAACAACGGACTTGCGTTATCTCAAAAACTTCATCACAAAAAATTTTCTATCCGCTTTACACATATTATCGGAAATGTTTTTTATAACATGGGCAATTACGCAAAGTCGCTCGAATATTATCTGAAAGAAGAAAAACTGATTGAGCCGGGCGATAAGCGAAGATTAACTTCTGTTTACAATGGATTGGGAAATGTCTATTCCGCCATGCAGAATTATGACAAGGCAATTGAATATTACAGAGAAGGAATTGTCGTTCTTGATTCAATGGGATCTAAGTATATCAGAAACCATTCTTCATTTTACAATAACCTCGGGCTCGCTTACTTCTCTAAAAAAAATTATAACGAAGCGGTGAACTATTTTTTGAAAGTTATTAAACTGGAGGATGGTCCCTATGCAACAGGCGATGCATACAGCAACACAGGCGATGTGTATTTTGAGCGCAAAAGTTTCGGCACTGCAATTGAATATTATAAGAAAGCGCTGTCTTTATTCGAGCAAATGGGAATGAGCCAGCGGGTTTCAAGCGCTTATAACAATATCGGAAAGGTGTGCCTTGCGCAAAATAATTTTACAGAGGCGGAACAATATTTCACGCAGGCAATTGAAAAAATAAAAGGCACCGCCAATGAAGTTTTGCTTGTGAGTTACGATGGTCTTTCAAAAACAAATGCCGGGCTGAATAATTATAAAGATGCGTATGAATATCATAAAAAATATTCTGACTTAAAAGATACCATTCTCAATGCTGAATCTTCCAAGCAAATTGCCGAAATGCAAACCAAATACGAAACCGAAAAAAAAGAACAGCAGATAAATTTATTGAACAAAGACAAAGAACTTCAGGACGCACAACTTAATCGTCAGAAAATAATTATATGGACAGTTGCCGGAGGATTTTTAATTGTGTTGGTGCTTTCCGTTTTCATTTTCCGCGAGAGGAAAAAATCAGAAAAACTTTTGTTGAATATTCTTCCCTTTGAAACCGCGAGAGAATTAAAAGCAAAAGGCAAAGCATCTCCACGTTATTATGAAAATGTTACTGTCATGTTCACTGATTTCAAGGGATTCACCACCATTGCCGAAAAACTTTCTGCGGAAGAATTAGTTTCGGAATTAGATTTCCTTTTCAAGAAGTTTGATGAAATAATTTCTAAATATAACATTGAAAAAATAAAAACAATCGGAGATTCTTACATGTGCGTCAGCGGATTGCCAACTCCAAATTCAAATCATGCAGGAGAAATTGTAAAAGCAGGATTAGAAATTCAAAATTGGATGATTGGACAAAATGGAAAATGGAGTTTGCGAATAGGAATCCATTCAGGAGCAGTAACCGCAGGAGTAGTTGGAGATAAAAAATTTGCTTACGATATTTGGGGAGATACAGTGAATACAGCATCGCGCATGGAATCATCGGGCGAGGCGGGTAAAATAAATATTTCGGGTGCAACGTACCAAATCCTTCAAGGTTTTGAAAACCTTGAAGGATTAGTATTCGCCCACCGCGGAAAAATCCCTGCTAAGAACAAAGGAGAAATTGAAATGTATTTTATTGACCGCGTATGA
- a CDS encoding tetratricopeptide repeat protein has translation MKKVFSIVVFLFFCLISFSQKGKEYLLIDSINYSSLSSADKHALDSLLPIYHKATHDTARLKILAAIPELTNDETVWPKYNRLLFSMSKKHLEDTASLSEKEIKTYKKFLGQAFQNFGYEADFLNGDIKKGKEYSEKALALQLQADDKTGAATTLGNIGLTYYESGDIVRSLEYFFKSLKLQEEVHDKNGMGYALNNIATSYLAQGDTSKAMEYMQKSLNCRAETKDKRGYAITLENLAGLFRRQEKIDTALKCFMKGLSIWKELGERQGIGYSYQNLGALYLLLANNKHDSGLAAADSLYPVAMNYFQNALELYEICKFKQGLATVLANMGNCYFAQNNLSRAEEAGMRSLKEAQQVGYTEAIANAARLLYLIYRKENKWSEALKMHELNIQMRDSIFNRETQKSTFKQQAKYEYEKQQALKDAEHQKEQAIAEEEKKRQKIISWSIAVGLVLVAAFAIFISNRLRITHRQKQIIEQQKKIVDQKNKHITDSINYAKRIQDSILPSKTEFEKHFSDYFIFFRPREIVSGDFYWLSSQNEKTILAIADCTGHGVPGAFMSMIGNTLLNEIVNEKNIFQPAEILNHLNEGIIHALHQESRSQDDGMDISVCLFDKEKNKITFAGANHSMYFAHTNLLQEIKGDIYSIGSAFSKKDFSFTQKEMPVPENTTLYFSTDGFSDQVGGVHGKKFLVKQMQELLVRISPLEIKEQEEKIKSAFEEWKGSRAQLDDVLVAGIKI, from the coding sequence ATGAAAAAAGTTTTTTCCATAGTTGTGTTTTTGTTTTTCTGCCTTATTTCTTTTTCGCAAAAAGGCAAAGAATATTTATTGATTGATTCCATTAATTACAGTTCGCTCTCTTCTGCTGATAAGCACGCTCTTGATTCGCTTCTTCCGATTTATCATAAGGCAACGCACGATACAGCGCGCTTAAAAATTTTAGCAGCAATTCCCGAACTTACCAACGATGAAACCGTTTGGCCAAAATACAACCGTCTTCTTTTCAGCATGTCAAAAAAACATCTGGAAGACACCGCCTCGCTCAGCGAAAAAGAAATAAAGACATATAAAAAATTCCTGGGGCAAGCATTTCAGAATTTCGGATACGAAGCGGATTTTCTGAATGGCGACATAAAAAAAGGAAAGGAGTATTCTGAAAAAGCATTGGCGCTGCAACTTCAGGCGGACGATAAAACAGGCGCAGCCACAACGCTTGGGAATATCGGACTTACTTACTATGAATCCGGTGACATCGTTCGTTCGCTGGAATATTTTTTCAAGTCATTAAAACTGCAGGAAGAAGTTCATGATAAAAACGGAATGGGATATGCCCTGAACAACATCGCCACCTCTTACCTTGCGCAGGGTGATACTTCCAAAGCCATGGAGTACATGCAAAAAAGTTTGAACTGCCGCGCGGAAACAAAAGACAAAAGAGGATACGCCATTACGCTTGAAAACTTAGCGGGCTTATTCCGCAGGCAGGAAAAAATTGATACTGCCTTGAAATGTTTTATGAAAGGTTTAAGCATCTGGAAAGAGTTGGGAGAAAGACAAGGCATAGGTTATTCGTATCAAAATCTTGGGGCTTTGTATTTATTACTCGCAAATAATAAACACGATTCGGGCTTGGCGGCTGCGGATTCATTGTATCCAGTGGCAATGAACTATTTTCAAAATGCTTTGGAACTTTATGAAATCTGCAAGTTCAAGCAAGGGCTTGCCACGGTTCTTGCAAACATGGGTAATTGTTATTTCGCACAAAATAATCTTTCCCGCGCGGAAGAAGCCGGCATGCGTTCATTGAAAGAGGCGCAGCAAGTTGGCTATACGGAAGCCATCGCCAATGCTGCCCGGCTGCTGTATCTGATTTATCGAAAAGAAAATAAATGGAGCGAGGCGCTGAAGATGCACGAGTTAAACATACAAATGCGCGATAGTATTTTTAACCGGGAAACACAAAAATCCACTTTCAAGCAACAAGCAAAATATGAATACGAAAAGCAGCAGGCATTAAAAGATGCAGAACATCAAAAAGAACAGGCAATAGCGGAAGAAGAAAAAAAGCGACAAAAAATAATTTCCTGGTCTATTGCAGTAGGGTTAGTGCTCGTTGCCGCATTTGCAATTTTTATTTCCAACCGTTTGCGAATTACTCACAGGCAGAAACAAATCATCGAACAGCAGAAAAAAATTGTTGACCAGAAAAACAAACACATCACCGACAGCATTAACTATGCAAAACGAATTCAGGATTCCATTCTTCCTTCAAAAACAGAATTTGAAAAACATTTTTCCGATTATTTTATTTTTTTTCGACCGCGAGAAATTGTAAGCGGAGATTTTTACTGGCTTTCATCACAAAATGAAAAAACAATTCTCGCCATTGCCGACTGCACGGGGCATGGAGTTCCGGGAGCATTTATGAGCATGATAGGAAACACCCTGTTGAACGAAATTGTGAATGAAAAAAATATTTTTCAACCGGCTGAAATTTTAAATCATCTAAACGAAGGAATTATTCACGCGCTTCACCAGGAATCCCGCTCACAGGATGACGGGATGGATATTTCTGTTTGCCTCTTTGATAAAGAAAAAAATAAAATCACTTTCGCAGGAGCCAATCATTCCATGTATTTTGCACATACTAATCTGCTGCAGGAAATTAAAGGAGATATTTATTCCATCGGAAGCGCTTTCAGCAAAAAAGATTTTTCTTTCACGCAGAAAGAAATGCCGGTTCCTGAAAATACAACCTTGTATTTTTCCACCGATGGATTTTCTGACCAGGTAGGAGGAGTGCATGGGAAAAAATTTCTTGTAAAGCAAATGCAGGAACTGTTGGTGCGCATTTCACCGCTGGAAATAAAAGAGCAGGAGGAAAAAATCAAAAGCGCATTTGAAGAATGGAAAGGAAGCCGTGCACAGTTAGACGATGTGCTGGTGGCGGGAATAAAAATCTGA
- a CDS encoding DUF1987 domain-containing protein — translation MIPIQILPQENVTPGVMLDSNRGIFEISGWSHPEDAIAFYAPVLEWLNKYAAAPNTGTNFHFKFQYYNTASAKQIFRIISMLEEVANKSKVKIYWHHDADDTDMLSSGERFSKMTTVPVEFVSE, via the coding sequence ATGATACCCATTCAGATTCTTCCTCAGGAAAATGTTACGCCCGGAGTTATGCTCGACAGCAACAGGGGAATTTTTGAAATCTCCGGATGGTCGCATCCCGAAGATGCAATTGCTTTTTATGCGCCTGTGCTCGAATGGCTGAATAAATACGCGGCTGCGCCAAACACAGGAACAAATTTTCATTTCAAGTTTCAGTATTACAACACGGCTTCTGCAAAACAAATTTTCAGAATCATTTCAATGCTGGAAGAAGTGGCAAATAAATCAAAAGTGAAAATTTACTGGCACCACGATGCGGATGATACGGATATGCTTTCTTCGGGCGAACGGTTTTCAAAAATGACTACCGTGCCGGTTGAATTTGTTTCGGAATAA
- a CDS encoding tetratricopeptide repeat protein, giving the protein MKKTTTAIALIVQCTLCAVHSSAQAVDSAGSLKSGIAQFNLGNYEGAEVELNKAVELNPKNPEAFFYLAEVSSIMNETKKAMLNYNKAIELNDKQAKEYKGRGKVKAKLEDYYGSIEDFSKAIELDNNFSDAYFNRGLSYMNLKDYKNSINDFSKVISFNSKDYQAFAQRGTAKFLSGDKKGACSDWSKAGELGYFKIYDSIKKNCK; this is encoded by the coding sequence ATGAAAAAAACAACTACAGCGATTGCATTAATTGTACAATGTACGTTGTGTGCGGTGCATTCTTCTGCGCAGGCAGTTGATTCAGCCGGTTCGCTCAAGAGCGGCATTGCGCAGTTCAACCTCGGAAATTATGAAGGCGCAGAAGTGGAACTGAACAAGGCGGTGGAACTCAATCCAAAAAATCCGGAAGCGTTTTTTTATCTTGCCGAAGTTTCTTCAATTATGAATGAAACTAAAAAAGCCATGCTCAATTACAACAAGGCAATTGAGTTGAACGACAAGCAAGCAAAAGAATACAAGGGCAGGGGAAAAGTAAAAGCAAAATTAGAGGATTACTATGGCTCTATAGAAGATTTTTCAAAAGCGATTGAACTGGACAATAATTTTTCCGATGCTTATTTTAACCGCGGGCTTTCGTATATGAACCTGAAGGATTATAAAAATTCCATCAACGATTTTTCAAAAGTGATTTCATTTAATTCCAAAGATTACCAGGCATTCGCGCAGCGGGGAACTGCCAAGTTTCTGTCGGGCGATAAAAAAGGCGCGTGTTCCGACTGGAGCAAAGCAGGCGAGTTGGGTTATTTTAAAATTTACGACAGCATTAAAAAAAATTGCAAGTAA
- a CDS encoding DUF3127 domain-containing protein, producing the protein MLTYTGFIKVKGNEQKVSDRFRKREFVLTDNSPSYPQTILFQLTQDRCSLIENSNVGDEITVHFQLKGREWRNPQGEIKFFNSLDVFKIEKAASAPSAGNISEPNFTNETLVPTPDDDLPF; encoded by the coding sequence ATGCTTACCTACACCGGATTTATCAAAGTAAAAGGAAACGAACAAAAAGTTTCAGACCGTTTCCGAAAAAGAGAATTCGTGCTTACAGATAATTCTCCTTCCTATCCTCAAACTATTTTATTTCAACTTACGCAGGACAGATGTTCGCTCATCGAAAACTCAAACGTGGGCGATGAAATCACCGTGCACTTTCAATTGAAGGGAAGAGAGTGGAGAAATCCGCAGGGAGAAATAAAATTTTTTAATTCGCTCGATGTATTCAAAATTGAAAAAGCCGCAAGCGCTCCTTCTGCCGGAAATATTTCTGAACCGAACTTTACTAACGAAACACTTGTGCCTACTCCCGATGATGATTTGCCTTTTTAA
- a CDS encoding flavin reductase family protein, with the protein MLTLNPNQLSVAALQGYLVHAIAPRPVAFVSTIDKNGNVNLSPFSFFNAFSSNPPILVFSPARSGRTNVTKHTHDNVLEVPEAVVNVVTYDMVHQASLSSTEYPKGVNEFVKSGFTMLPSEKVKPPRVKESPVQMECTVKEVIELGKNPGAGNLVVCEIVLLHVSETILNEKNFIDQHKIDLVGRAGGNWYVRAAHALFEVTKPSVQHGIGVDSIPEKIRNSTVLTGNNLGQLGNADKLPAKEEVLAYKKEHLQHISSEKEIHSLAKKLLDEGKVEEAWKVLLSDEP; encoded by the coding sequence ATGCTCACGCTCAACCCCAACCAACTTTCTGTTGCCGCCTTGCAGGGCTATTTGGTTCACGCCATTGCTCCGCGCCCGGTGGCGTTTGTCAGCACCATAGATAAAAACGGAAATGTAAATCTCAGCCCGTTCAGTTTTTTCAATGCTTTCAGTTCCAATCCGCCCATTTTGGTTTTTTCTCCTGCGCGCAGCGGAAGAACCAACGTAACGAAGCACACGCACGACAATGTGCTCGAAGTTCCCGAAGCGGTGGTGAATGTGGTAACGTATGACATGGTGCATCAGGCATCTCTTTCCAGCACGGAATATCCCAAAGGCGTGAATGAATTTGTAAAATCAGGATTTACCATGCTGCCTTCGGAAAAAGTGAAACCGCCCCGCGTGAAAGAATCGCCCGTGCAAATGGAGTGCACCGTGAAAGAAGTGATTGAACTGGGAAAAAATCCGGGAGCGGGAAATTTAGTGGTATGCGAAATTGTTCTCCTGCACGTGAGCGAAACAATTCTGAATGAAAAAAATTTCATTGACCAGCATAAAATTGATTTGGTGGGAAGAGCGGGCGGCAACTGGTATGTGCGCGCAGCGCATGCCTTGTTTGAAGTGACAAAGCCATCTGTTCAGCATGGAATAGGAGTGGATTCGATACCTGAAAAAATCCGCAACAGCACCGTGCTTACAGGAAATAATCTCGGGCAGTTGGGAAATGCAGATAAACTTCCTGCGAAAGAAGAAGTGCTTGCGTATAAAAAGGAACATCTTCAACATATTTCTTCCGAAAAAGAAATTCATTCGCTTGCCAAAAAATTACTTGACGAAGGAAAGGTGGAAGAAGCATGGAAGGTTCTCTTGTCGGATGAGCCGTAG
- a CDS encoding ABC transporter permease subunit, which translates to MWHRLKRNNSAMLGLAVIGISVVIALLGYLITPDSTPNGNLQFPELNIKKPGFEMKFLKVRKNEQGSDAGFFTRMQEGEPNNYRLIPMYDYFFEENDIVVEQYTGSDPNNGPQIRFNLADVIYPIDYNRPFTSYSSRGLLEFYQVGDSSIISRPIEELRVQLEKENIVSRKYWLGTDRLGRDLLSRLLLGTRVSLTVGLISVLISLVIGVVIGATGGFFRGWIDDVIMWVVNVVWSIPTLLLVIAITLVLGKGLVQVFIAVGLTMWVDVARVVRGQTLALREQEFIEAGRALGFTNARLIFRHVLPNILGPMAVICADNFANAILIEAGLSFLGLGAQPPTPSWGAMISEHRPYITTDAAYLAIIPGLAIMLMVLAFVMLGNGLRDAVDVKAQKGDQVLGY; encoded by the coding sequence ATGTGGCATCGGCTGAAGAGGAATAATTCTGCCATGCTCGGTCTGGCGGTGATTGGAATTTCGGTGGTGATTGCGCTGCTCGGTTATCTCATTACGCCCGATTCCACTCCCAACGGCAATCTGCAATTCCCCGAACTGAACATCAAGAAGCCCGGCTTTGAAATGAAATTTCTGAAAGTGCGGAAGAACGAGCAGGGCAGCGATGCCGGATTTTTTACCCGCATGCAGGAAGGCGAACCGAACAATTACCGCCTCATTCCCATGTACGATTATTTTTTTGAAGAAAACGATATTGTGGTGGAACAATACACCGGCTCCGACCCGAACAACGGCCCGCAAATCCGTTTCAATCTTGCCGATGTAATTTATCCCATTGATTACAACCGCCCCTTCACCAGTTATTCCAGCCGCGGGCTGCTTGAATTTTACCAGGTGGGAGATTCTTCCATTATCAGCCGCCCCATTGAAGAACTTCGCGTGCAGTTGGAAAAAGAAAATATTGTTTCAAGAAAATACTGGCTCGGCACCGACCGGCTGGGAAGAGATTTGCTGAGCCGCCTGCTGCTCGGCACGCGGGTTTCGCTTACGGTGGGATTGATTTCGGTTTTAATTTCTCTGGTGATTGGAGTTGTCATAGGCGCCACCGGTGGTTTTTTCCGCGGGTGGATTGATGATGTAATCATGTGGGTTGTCAACGTGGTGTGGTCTATTCCCACGCTGCTGCTGGTGATCGCCATTACGCTGGTGCTCGGAAAAGGTTTGGTGCAGGTGTTCATTGCGGTGGGATTAACCATGTGGGTGGATGTGGCGCGCGTGGTGCGCGGGCAAACCCTTGCGCTGCGCGAACAGGAATTCATTGAAGCGGGCAGGGCGCTGGGCTTTACCAATGCCCGTTTGATTTTCCGCCACGTGCTTCCCAATATTTTAGGACCCATGGCGGTGATTTGTGCCGATAATTTTGCCAACGCCATTCTGATTGAAGCGGGCTTGAGTTTTCTCGGATTGGGCGCGCAGCCGCCAACGCCTTCGTGGGGAGCCATGATCAGCGAGCACCGACCTTACATTACCACCGATGCCGCTTATCTTGCCATCATTCCCGGGCTTGCCATCATGCTCATGGTGCTGGCGTTTGTCATGCTGGGCAACGGCTTGCGCGATGCCGTGGATGTGAAAGCCCAGAAAGGAGACCAGGTGCTGGGATATTAA
- a CDS encoding glycosyltransferase: MSIFYLLTFAVCGAYVLLLIFYLIGWKKTQSLLLKPSTLNHLPMIGTSTIVSIIVPVRNEEQNILKLLSCLVKQTYPSSHFEIIIVNDHSTDRTAEFISAQKVSNIKFTELPAGKEGKKSAIAEGIKHAAGQFIITTDADCEMGERWLESIAAFYEKEKPKMIVAPVLLKEEKNFFEKLQSQEMLALAASACGSLYYHLPVLCSGANLAYEKNAFDAVNGFEGMEKTLTGDDMFLLLKFHKFFSGEIKYLKSNEAVVITLAEKNFSGALRQRKRWASKTFLYGFSHITLTAILVFGANFFIFLSAMLFIINVKFAFALIATLFIKCAIDYMMYHSASSFFGKKVYPLLFIAASLLYPVYVSALGLISPFTNYSWKERKS, from the coding sequence ATGAGTATTTTTTATTTACTAACATTTGCTGTTTGCGGAGCGTATGTTTTGCTGCTGATTTTTTATTTAATTGGTTGGAAAAAAACTCAGAGTTTATTGTTGAAACCATCAACCCTCAACCATCTCCCGATGATCGGGACATCAACCATCGTCAGCATCATCGTTCCCGTGCGCAATGAAGAACAAAACATTCTGAAACTTCTTTCTTGTCTTGTAAAACAAACCTATCCATCTTCTCATTTTGAAATCATTATTGTGAACGACCATTCCACCGACCGAACGGCAGAATTTATTTCCGCGCAAAAAGTTTCCAATATTAAATTCACAGAACTCCCTGCCGGGAAGGAAGGAAAAAAATCTGCCATTGCGGAAGGAATCAAACACGCAGCCGGACAATTCATCATCACCACCGATGCCGATTGCGAAATGGGCGAGAGATGGCTCGAATCCATAGCGGCATTTTACGAAAAAGAAAAACCAAAAATGATTGTCGCACCTGTTTTACTTAAAGAAGAAAAAAACTTTTTTGAAAAACTTCAATCACAGGAAATGCTTGCGCTTGCGGCAAGCGCGTGCGGTTCGCTTTATTATCATCTTCCCGTTCTTTGCAGCGGAGCGAATCTCGCCTATGAAAAAAACGCCTTTGATGCAGTGAATGGTTTTGAAGGAATGGAAAAAACGTTAACGGGCGATGACATGTTTCTCCTGCTGAAGTTTCACAAATTTTTTTCCGGAGAAATAAAATATCTGAAATCAAACGAAGCAGTGGTGATTACTCTTGCAGAGAAAAATTTTTCCGGTGCGCTTCGCCAGCGGAAACGGTGGGCATCAAAAACTTTTTTATATGGTTTCAGCCATATCACGCTGACTGCCATTCTTGTTTTTGGAGCAAACTTTTTCATTTTTCTTTCAGCAATGCTTTTCATCATAAATGTTAAATTTGCTTTCGCCCTGATTGCAACGCTTTTCATAAAGTGCGCGATTGATTATATGATGTATCATTCCGCTTCTTCTTTCTTCGGTAAAAAGGTCTACCCGCTTTTATTTATTGCGGCATCGCTCTTGTATCCCGTGTATGTTTCCGCGCTCGGATTAATTTCTCCATTCACCAATTATTCCTGGAAGGAAAGAAAATCCTGA